A single window of Onychostoma macrolepis isolate SWU-2019 chromosome 16, ASM1243209v1, whole genome shotgun sequence DNA harbors:
- the LOC131521853 gene encoding free fatty acid receptor 2, with amino-acid sequence MQVCDYYLCLTVYIVTFITGFPANVLAFCTLSRKVWRKPAPIDILLLNLIISDLLFLIFLPFKMQEVANNMVWNMPYFLCPLSGFVFYMTIYNSTFFLTAVSVERYLGVAFPIQHSLWRRPIYAVFASIFIWVLSILHLSIVYIVPYYNPSGTVPPSRNVCYEGFTDAQLEILLPVRLELCIVLFCVPLLICSFCYINFIRILSKLPNIGRRRRLRAIGLALGTLLVFMLCFGPYNVSHVVGFITKLSPAWRDKALLLSTFNACLDPIIFYFTSAAVRNTLGAMMRGIWGRRWCPQILWRSRKEPPETEKNSLPKPQEITNAL; translated from the coding sequence ATGCAAGTCTGTGATTATTATCTATGCCTCACCGTCTACATCGTCACCTTCATCACCGGCTTCCCGGCCAACGTCTTGGCCTTCTGCACACTCAGCCGCAAGGTCTGGAGAAAGCCGGCACCCATCGACATCCTCCTCCTTAACCTGATCATCTCAGACTTGCTCTTCCTCATCTTCCTCCCCTTTAAGATGCAAGAAGTGGCCAATAATATGGTGTGGAATATGCCCTACTTTCTATGTCCGCTGTCTGGTTTTGTCTTCTACATGACCATCTACAACAGCACCTTCTTCTTGACCGCGGTGAGCGTGGAGCGCTATCTCGGCGTGGCGTTTCCAATCCAGCACTCCCTGTGGAGAAGACCCATCTACGCCGTGTTCGCCAGCATCTTCATTTGGGTGCTTTCCATCCTTCATCTGAGCATCGTCTACATCGTGCCCTACTACAACCCATCCGGGACGGTCCCGCCATCCAGGAACGTCTGCTACGAGGGGTTCACCGACGCTCAACTCGAGATCCTCTTGCCCGTACGCTTGGAGTTATGCATTGTCCTCTTCTGCGTTCCCTTACTTATTTGCAGCTTCTGCTATATAAACTTCATCCGCATCCTTTCGAAGCTGCCAAACATCGGCCGGCGGAGAAGGCTGAGGGCGATTGGATTGGCTTTGGGGACATTGTTGGTGTTTATGCTCTGTTTTGGACCCTACAACGTCTCCCATGTGGTCGGCTTCATAACCAAGTTAAGTCCTGCTTGGAGAGACAAAGCTCTTCTTCTCAGCACATTCAATGCTTGTTTGGACCCGATTATTTTTTACTTCACCTCTGCAGCGGTTAGAAACACACTTGGGGCGATGATGAGGGGCATTTGGGGTAGACGTTGGTGCCCACAAATATTATGGCGCTCCAGGAAGGAGCCTCCTGAAACTGAGAAAAACAGTCTCCCGAAGCCACAGGAGATAACAAATGCACTTTGA